The following nucleotide sequence is from Ferruginibacter lapsinanis.
GAACAGTAAAAAAGAGCCGAATTGTTTCGAAATACGACAATTTATAACTACTTTCGATGTTCGAAGTGCTTAACAGATGCCGGTTTTAGAAACTTTTAGTAAAATAACGTTCCCGGCAACGATTGCATAAAAAATCCAACTATATATTCAATTTAAGTATCAACTTAGTTGAATATTTTGCCTCTTGTTTTAACCAAAACTGATTTGCAAAATCTATCGTTGTTCATTCAACAACCAATTAATGCCATATGAAGGTTACATCACAAAAAGATGAATACATCTTATTAAAAAAGATTGCTCTACAATCGGACCTTCTTCCGGCTTTATTCAGCTATTCAATTTATAAAACAACATCATAAAATGCTGCACAACATGAAAATGCGTTTATTACAGAAAGGAAACAACACTCTTACTCAGAATTTGGGTATATCAAGACTGTTGAAACCATTGAGCCTGGTATTGATCTTTGCAATATCTGCTATTTGGTCAACGAACACCCAGGCACAAACAGTAACCTACAGTTTTGCCGGTGCTACGCAAACAGCTTCACCAATCGGGTATCAACAAACAGGTATTGGTATTTATTATAAAGGTACTTCAGGAGGTACTATTTCTGACGGTTCTGCGTCTTGTTTTGGATATACTCCTTCTAAACCAACCAGTTCCGGGTTGTTTGTTTTCCTACCCAGTATAGGTAATATCTCAAAAATTACTGTGAATGGTACAGGTACCGGTAGTAATAGAACCTTTACAAAGCTTGAAACAGCTGCAACAATAAACGGCACTTACACACAAGATGCTGGTGCAACCGGAACAGGTACAATCAACGGTACTACTTGTGGAAGCATTGTGATCGTTCCTTCAGCTAATATCAATAGCGGTACTTATATCAGAATCACTTTCTCTGGAAACTTAAACGTTACTTCAATCGACTTTTTGAATAATGCAAGTGCTCCTGTAGTAAGTACAACCTCTGCAACTGCAAACAATTGTACAACTGCTACTCTAAACGGCAGCATTGATAATGATGGTGGATTTTCTCAGGTAACAAGAGGATTTGTGTATAGCAGCAGCAACAACAATCCTACATTAGCAGATAATGTTGTTACTGACCCAGGTCAGGGAGCAGGCTCTTATTCAGCTTCATTAAGCTCTCTAACAAGCGCAACTACTTACTATGTTAAAGCGTATGGTACAAATACACTTGGTACAACTTATGGATCAGTTATTTCTTTTACTACAGCAACTCCAAGTGCACCAATCTTATCTGCAACAACAGCAGCAACAAATGTCACTTCTTTTGGTGCATTAACCGGTGGAACTGTCAGCGCTGACGGTTGTTCAAATGTTACTGCAAGAGGTGTTGTTTGGAGTACATCTCCAAACCCAACTTTACCATCAGTAAATTCAACAGTTGATGGTAGCGGCACAGGAAGTTTCAATAGTCAAATTACAGGTTTGAGTGCATCAACTCAATATTATGTAAGATCATATGCAACAAATACAACTGGTACAGATTATGGTAGTCAAATAACATTTACTACCACTGCTCCACAACCTTCTTTGTTCGCTTCACAATCAGGTATTGTTTTTCCTGCTACTGCTATAGGTTCTTCTTCAACATTAACCTATACCCTAACAGGTTCTACACTTGACGGTAGCCCTATTACTTTGAGTGTGCCGGCAGGATTCACTATTAGCCCATCTACTATTACATATACTGGTAACAGTTTTACGCAAGTAGTTTCTGTTACTTTTACACCTACAGCGTTCACAACATATAGCGGATCGGTAACTCAAACCGGTGGAGGTGCAGTTGGATTATACAATATTTCCCCAACGCTATCTGCACAGGGTAAATTGCCTACACCTGCTGTTGCTTCTAATGCAGGAAACGATTTCTGGTTAGGATTCGGATACCAAAAAGATATGAAGAGTTCTAAGATCTTTATGTCTGTATATGTAGCTGCAGGCGATGCGCCGGCTCATGTAGTTGTAGAAATGCCTGCTAATGCCGCCAATTTTAATGGTGGTGTGCCTTATGAAATTGATATCGCAGCTAACCAGGTAGCAACAATCCCTGATTACCTGTTTACTAATCTTACTTATTTAGATTCTACAGGTATTAAAAAGAAAGGACTTCATGTTTATAGTTCAACAGGAACTCCTATCTCAGCATGGATGCATACCTATTCTTCGGATAATTCTGCCGGAGGTAGTCTTTTATTCCCAACAAATACATGGAACAATTCTTACTATGTATTAAGTTCTGGAGGTAAAGTTAATAATGGATATATAGGTAATAGCTACTTCTTTGTAGTAGCGCAGGAGGATAATACAGAAGTAACAATCATCCCTAGTAATCCAATCATTAAACCTACATCGGCATTTACAGATACACATTCTGCATCAGACATTTTATATGATAAAGACATACCCTTTACCGTTACACTTAATAAAGGTGAAGTATTTAATGGTATCGGCTATATAGATGGCTCTACAGATTACACTAAAGCAGGATTAGGCGCATTGGACTTAACAGGTACTAAAGTATCTACTACCTGCGATAAAAAAATCGCTGTATTTGGTGGTGATGGCAGATTAGGTTTAACAGATGTTCCGGGTTGTTCTCCAAACAAGCCTACATCCGATCACCTTGTACAACAAATGTTACCAAAAGTGGCATGGGGCACTAAATACCTTACTACTCCTACCAAAACAATGGAATACAACATGTTTAAAATTGTAGTACAAGATCCTACTACTGTTGTAAAAGTTAATAATAATGTTTTACCAGCTTCTAGCCTTATCAATAATTTGTATTATTCTATTGCCAACGATAGTTTGAATTTAATAGAATCTGATAAACCAGTGAGTGTAGCTCAATACATATTAGATAACGCATGTTCTTATTTAAGTGTTAATGGCAATAATGTAATGGACGCAGATCCTGAAATGATTACCATTAGTCCTGTTCAACAAGGCATTAGTAAAGTAACTGTATATTCTGCAGGCTTTAAATCTAATGCTGGAGGTAATTCTGGTGGAACGAGTTTTATAAATGTAATTCTTAAAAAAGAAGGATTGTCTTCTTTCACAATTGATGGCTTAAGCGGATCGAATTTAGTTGATACAGGTGTGGCAAGTAATAATAATGCTTATTTAAATGATGTTGCAGATCCAACTGTAACAGTAGCAAATAGTACGGTATTAGCTGCTTTTCAACCACATCCTTTAGATGCTAATTATGTGTGGGCAAGATTTAAAGTGACCAGCGATCAGCCACATACTATTTCTTCAAGTGAAGTATTTACAGCTATTGCTTATGGTACAAGAGGTGATAAAGCGGGTGAAAGTTACGGGTATAATGCAGGTACTGCTTTACAAGATCTAACAACACCATTGATCCTGAATAATCCTTACGGAGATTCGTTAAACTCATTGAATTCATCTAAACCATTGACCACATGTAAAGGAACT
It contains:
- a CDS encoding T9SS type B sorting domain-containing protein: MKMRLLQKGNNTLTQNLGISRLLKPLSLVLIFAISAIWSTNTQAQTVTYSFAGATQTASPIGYQQTGIGIYYKGTSGGTISDGSASCFGYTPSKPTSSGLFVFLPSIGNISKITVNGTGTGSNRTFTKLETAATINGTYTQDAGATGTGTINGTTCGSIVIVPSANINSGTYIRITFSGNLNVTSIDFLNNASAPVVSTTSATANNCTTATLNGSIDNDGGFSQVTRGFVYSSSNNNPTLADNVVTDPGQGAGSYSASLSSLTSATTYYVKAYGTNTLGTTYGSVISFTTATPSAPILSATTAATNVTSFGALTGGTVSADGCSNVTARGVVWSTSPNPTLPSVNSTVDGSGTGSFNSQITGLSASTQYYVRSYATNTTGTDYGSQITFTTTAPQPSLFASQSGIVFPATAIGSSSTLTYTLTGSTLDGSPITLSVPAGFTISPSTITYTGNSFTQVVSVTFTPTAFTTYSGSVTQTGGGAVGLYNISPTLSAQGKLPTPAVASNAGNDFWLGFGYQKDMKSSKIFMSVYVAAGDAPAHVVVEMPANAANFNGGVPYEIDIAANQVATIPDYLFTNLTYLDSTGIKKKGLHVYSSTGTPISAWMHTYSSDNSAGGSLLFPTNTWNNSYYVLSSGGKVNNGYIGNSYFFVVAQEDNTEVTIIPSNPIIKPTSAFTDTHSASDILYDKDIPFTVTLNKGEVFNGIGYIDGSTDYTKAGLGALDLTGTKVSTTCDKKIAVFGGDGRLGLTDVPGCSPNKPTSDHLVQQMLPKVAWGTKYLTTPTKTMEYNMFKIVVQDPTTVVKVNNNVLPASSLINNLYYSIANDSLNLIESDKPVSVAQYILDNACSYLSVNGNNVMDADPEMITISPVQQGISKVTVYSAGFKSNAGGNSGGTSFINVILKKEGLSSFTIDGLSGSNLVDTGVASNNNAYLNDVADPTVTVANSTVLAAFQPHPLDANYVWARFKVTSDQPHTISSSEVFTAIAYGTRGDKAGESYGYNAGTALQDLTTPLILNNPYGDSLNSLNSSKPLTTCKGTEVTLSATLPFENVQGHSITFSYGNNPNVSPNADDVITNPVLDHSFEYPVGSGNRFYVYKLAQKHIFNANGDYRINVTYFNPTPSEGCGQEGSSKTISYTIKVSDGIIPAYTIDYNTCISNTVTINSQATSGVGFDIVKWNWSYDNGSKPLPGGQDIVQNPTFANPVNNTANNVKMIAINSIGCFGELQKALPVQSKPVIIFNPLPTGLCNTPTAAFELTSYATPENGIFSGNGVELRSGKYWFNPAASSVSTTTPNVITYNFTGGNSCAADPKTQNISVGQSVVLTLAAVNPLCINANAVTLVTNNIAGGVVSGPGVSLVDGVYKFNPTTAGVGLHHITYTKPEDNCSTPAAIDIQVVGLPVVSFSTEFAPLCSNAQSITLNQATPTGGVYSGTGVTSTEGVYKFNPAAANVTSNNVITYTVTNSTGCVNSATNSISVVPVPVVSAGEDLTVIQNESITITGTSNSEATFAWTPTTGLTGSTSSLITQAQISELGDYTYRLTATSGNCQAFDEMVLSVVSPADCLDPMKAFTPNGDGKNEKWIAYRDQGCYTRVQVDVYNRWGGLVYHSDSYTNNWTGEFKGKAVPDATYYYVIKATDSRGHTKTKTGNVTIIR